From Spiroplasma monobiae MQ-1, a single genomic window includes:
- a CDS encoding cation-translocating P-type ATPase, whose protein sequence is MDENLLSSEPELEKQLETNIKQGLTTEQVELKKTQYGLNELPQGKMTPWYLIFLKTLIEPILLVLMGAAVISIVAPIISNGGHVEASEFIDAAVILSIVLIDAVLETVQTIKARKSMDALKSLSKPKAVVIRNDMQQEIDASELVPGDIVVLEAGKYIPAELRIVESNDLTIDEANLTGESLPVEKTHLPMKETTTILAEMKNIAFMSTFITSGRAIGVVIKTGENTEIGKIAKSINENEEESTPLERKLNSFTYWVSGLSFVLAILIFTTLFFSGSKDAWANYLMVAITLAIGVIPECLAAVVSITLSISTKKMVKQNVIIKKLQAVETLGNVNFICTDKTGTLTQNKMTVKKMIMDNKILESKEYAKEKNDNHMDLFLKALVLCNDSVTEGNERIGDPTELALVDYAEIIGYDEQDSRDVWTRIDEMPFDSERKMMTTVNNVNGVNTAFTKGAIDQLLQRCSKIMIDNVLRDITDEDKKVLLEMSNNLSKDALRVLAFAYHLNYDKLEDKDDLEHDLVFLGAVGMIDPVRETAVNAVQLAHDAGIEVVMITGDHAVTALAIAKELDLAHSEYEVMSSDTLNQLDDKQLLRVIEQIKVFARVNPEHKVRIVDALKQKGNITSMTGDGVNDAPSLSKADIGVAMGITGTDVAKQASDIILTDDNFETIIKGVNEGRNVYQKIKRAIAFVIGVNLANVLSIFILSVINSVSPLEATNILWMNLIVESIIALAMGMGANDPSLMKIKPIKGKNSLFKGLGFTLFKIILFTTIASIGAYYFGMMFMTQEELRVILRNQEYNGTWHQALRDSSIHVEDKIEIGDYGRTTMFVAITCAPCFYANTIKLSNWKADKKLDLIVNKPLWLASMLAICLNLIAIFIPGFNDKILNLTEVTKYNSTNWYLIPGAFAIALFPVIFMLILDGVVYATYHYKPDPWRRNRILAQELVELDIIKEKQKRKSKKKVNQ, encoded by the coding sequence ATGGACGAAAATCTGTTAAGTTCTGAACCAGAACTCGAAAAACAATTAGAGACTAATATCAAACAAGGATTAACTACTGAACAAGTAGAATTAAAAAAAACACAATATGGATTAAATGAACTACCTCAAGGAAAAATGACGCCTTGATATTTAATCTTTCTAAAAACATTAATAGAGCCAATTTTACTTGTATTAATGGGTGCAGCAGTTATTTCAATAGTTGCTCCAATAATATCAAATGGTGGACATGTTGAAGCATCAGAATTTATAGATGCAGCAGTTATTTTATCTATTGTTTTAATTGATGCTGTTTTAGAAACGGTTCAAACAATTAAGGCAAGAAAATCTATGGATGCTTTAAAATCTCTTTCAAAACCAAAAGCTGTTGTTATTAGAAATGATATGCAACAAGAAATAGATGCAAGTGAATTGGTTCCAGGAGATATTGTTGTTCTTGAAGCTGGAAAATACATTCCAGCTGAGCTTAGAATTGTTGAATCAAATGATTTAACAATAGATGAAGCTAACTTGACTGGTGAATCATTGCCTGTTGAAAAAACTCATTTACCAATGAAAGAAACAACTACGATTTTAGCTGAAATGAAAAATATTGCTTTTATGTCTACTTTCATTACATCAGGAAGAGCAATTGGGGTTGTTATTAAAACTGGTGAAAATACTGAAATCGGTAAAATTGCAAAATCAATTAATGAGAACGAAGAAGAGTCAACGCCATTAGAAAGAAAACTAAACTCATTTACTTACTGGGTGAGTGGTTTGAGTTTTGTTCTTGCAATTTTAATTTTTACAACATTATTCTTTAGTGGATCAAAAGATGCATGAGCAAATTACTTAATGGTTGCAATTACCTTAGCTATTGGTGTTATTCCTGAATGTTTAGCAGCTGTTGTTTCAATTACTTTAAGTATAAGTACTAAAAAGATGGTTAAACAAAATGTTATTATTAAAAAATTACAAGCAGTTGAAACTTTAGGTAATGTTAACTTTATTTGTACTGACAAAACTGGAACTTTAACACAAAATAAAATGACAGTTAAGAAAATGATTATGGACAATAAAATTCTAGAATCAAAAGAATACGCAAAAGAAAAAAATGACAATCATATGGATTTATTCTTAAAGGCATTAGTTTTATGTAACGATTCAGTTACAGAGGGTAATGAAAGAATTGGAGATCCAACAGAACTTGCTCTTGTAGATTATGCTGAAATAATTGGATATGATGAACAAGATTCAAGAGATGTTTGAACAAGAATTGATGAAATGCCTTTTGACAGTGAAAGAAAAATGATGACAACTGTTAATAATGTAAATGGAGTCAATACTGCATTTACAAAAGGAGCCATTGATCAACTATTACAAAGATGTAGCAAAATAATGATTGATAATGTCTTGAGAGACATTACAGACGAAGACAAGAAAGTATTGCTTGAAATGTCTAATAACCTTTCAAAAGATGCTTTAAGGGTCCTTGCATTTGCTTATCACTTAAATTATGACAAACTCGAAGATAAAGATGATTTAGAACATGACTTAGTCTTTTTGGGAGCAGTTGGTATGATTGACCCTGTTAGAGAAACTGCAGTTAATGCAGTTCAATTAGCTCATGATGCAGGAATTGAAGTTGTTATGATTACAGGAGATCATGCCGTAACTGCTCTTGCAATTGCAAAAGAATTAGATTTAGCTCATTCTGAATATGAAGTAATGAGCAGTGATACACTAAATCAATTAGATGATAAACAACTGTTAAGAGTTATAGAGCAAATCAAAGTATTTGCCAGAGTAAATCCAGAACATAAAGTTAGAATTGTTGATGCTTTAAAACAAAAAGGGAATATTACATCAATGACAGGTGATGGTGTAAATGATGCTCCAAGTTTAAGTAAAGCTGATATCGGGGTTGCTATGGGTATTACTGGAACTGATGTCGCAAAACAAGCTAGTGATATTATTTTGACAGATGATAACTTTGAAACTATCATTAAAGGTGTGAATGAAGGTAGAAATGTTTATCAAAAAATTAAAAGAGCTATTGCTTTTGTAATTGGTGTTAACTTAGCGAATGTACTTTCAATATTTATACTTTCTGTAATAAATTCGGTTTCTCCATTGGAAGCCACAAATATATTATGAATGAACCTAATTGTTGAATCTATTATAGCTCTTGCAATGGGTATGGGCGCTAATGACCCAAGTTTAATGAAAATAAAACCTATAAAAGGTAAAAATTCATTATTTAAAGGTCTAGGCTTTACCTTATTTAAAATAATATTATTCACAACAATTGCTTCAATTGGAGCTTACTACTTTGGAATGATGTTTATGACTCAAGAAGAGTTAAGAGTAATACTTAGAAATCAAGAATACAATGGTACATGACATCAAGCTTTAAGAGATTCATCTATTCATGTTGAAGATAAAATTGAAATTGGAGATTATGGAAGAACTACAATGTTTGTTGCTATTACTTGTGCTCCTTGTTTCTATGCAAACACAATAAAACTTTCAAATTGAAAAGCTGATAAAAAGTTAGACTTAATTGTTAATAAACCATTATGACTTGCAAGCATGTTGGCAATATGTTTAAACTTAATAGCAATATTCATTCCAGGATTTAATGATAAAATTTTAAACTTAACTGAAGTAACTAAATATAATTCAACAAATTGATATTTAATTCCTGGTGCATTTGCTATTGCGCTGTTTCCTGTAATATTTATGCTAATCTTAGATGGAGTTGTTTATGCAACTTATCACTACAAACCCGATCCTTGAAGAAGAAATAGAATTCTTGCTCAAGAATTAGTTGAATTAGATATTATAAAAGAAAAACAAAAAAGAAAATCAAAGAAAAAAGTAAATCAATAA
- a CDS encoding PTS transporter subunit EIIC → MEFKKEDIENLTNLVGGVENIEKIYNCMTRLRFIVKNKELFKSDEIKKISFVQGVVLSSGEYQVIIGPSVAKLFKVFVIQNNIEIAKDLKDKEVIADLSTKKQRRSFLTFVSQIFSPLLIVLVTIGFWEMLRMPVFLASNSIKEAEWLQQWDDFNKTISRGLTYFVVIGVSWSTFKCMNANPIYGIVVGAALCNPFLTSLSDIQLEPGQTIINAMPGWKIFGDFYFPWKISFEGMVIPMVLVAYIGSLIQQGLQKAKFGNFRMLIEPTIVIVSTILIGIIFIAPIGLLFTSYLSIAFNYLMTHQITKYIFTPIIGALYSPMVIFGIHRTITPILMQDIVKNDGSLILGLLIFSNVSTAVATFAFGLKNKNCKKVRQVAYSNAVSGFVAGVTEPCIYSVGVKYVYPMVGAVIGTYFGCLLYTASGVWTTAAPFGILGIIGFVQKAPEGININTWAGGNFLWGFLSMILTISISFTSTLLLSKIKFFENRTKKILKNEYDFDWKEVGEKVLKLKLELKENINQLIDKTNRKTIKNSKKQNYVKISELNSETKNKIKILKGA, encoded by the coding sequence ATGGAATTTAAAAAAGAAGATATTGAAAATCTAACCAATCTTGTTGGGGGTGTAGAAAATATAGAAAAAATATACAACTGCATGACAAGATTAAGATTTATAGTTAAAAATAAAGAATTATTTAAAAGTGATGAAATTAAAAAAATTTCTTTTGTTCAAGGCGTAGTTTTGTCGTCAGGTGAATATCAAGTTATTATTGGTCCAAGTGTTGCAAAACTATTTAAAGTATTTGTAATTCAAAATAATATTGAAATAGCAAAAGATTTAAAAGATAAAGAAGTGATTGCAGATTTAAGTACTAAAAAACAAAGAAGATCATTCTTAACGTTTGTTTCACAAATATTTTCTCCTTTACTAATTGTTTTGGTAACAATTGGTTTTTGAGAAATGTTAAGAATGCCCGTCTTTTTAGCTTCAAATTCTATAAAAGAAGCTGAATGACTTCAACAATGAGATGATTTTAATAAGACAATTTCAAGAGGATTAACTTATTTTGTTGTAATTGGTGTATCTTGATCTACATTTAAATGTATGAATGCAAATCCGATATACGGAATAGTTGTTGGTGCTGCATTGTGTAATCCGTTCTTAACTTCATTAAGTGATATACAACTTGAACCAGGACAAACCATTATAAATGCGATGCCTGGTTGAAAAATATTTGGAGATTTTTATTTTCCTTGAAAGATTTCTTTTGAAGGAATGGTTATACCAATGGTTTTGGTTGCATACATTGGATCTTTAATACAACAAGGACTACAAAAAGCCAAATTTGGAAACTTTAGAATGTTGATAGAACCAACAATTGTAATTGTTTCAACAATACTTATAGGAATAATATTTATTGCTCCAATAGGATTATTGTTTACAAGTTATTTATCAATAGCTTTTAACTATTTGATGACTCATCAAATAACTAAATATATTTTTACACCAATAATAGGAGCTCTTTATTCTCCGATGGTAATATTTGGCATACACAGAACTATAACACCAATTTTAATGCAAGACATTGTAAAAAATGACGGAAGTTTAATCTTGGGATTATTAATTTTCTCAAATGTCTCAACAGCCGTTGCAACATTTGCATTTGGATTAAAAAATAAAAATTGTAAAAAAGTAAGACAAGTTGCTTATAGTAATGCAGTTTCTGGGTTTGTAGCCGGTGTTACTGAACCTTGTATTTATTCTGTTGGTGTTAAATATGTTTATCCAATGGTGGGTGCTGTGATAGGAACCTACTTTGGTTGTTTGCTATACACTGCATCGGGTGTTTGAACTACAGCAGCACCTTTTGGAATACTTGGGATAATTGGTTTTGTTCAAAAGGCACCTGAGGGTATTAATATAAATACATGAGCTGGTGGAAACTTTTTGTGAGGTTTCTTGAGTATGATTTTAACTATTAGTATTAGTTTTACATCGACTTTATTGTTATCAAAAATTAAATTCTTTGAAAATAGAACTAAAAAAATATTAAAGAATGAATATGATTTTGATTGAAAAGAAGTTGGGGAGAAAGTTTTAAAATTAAAATTAGAACTTAAAGAAAATATTAATCAATTAATAGATAAAACAAATAGAAAAACTATTAAAAATTCAAAAAAACAAAATTATGTAAAAATATCTGAATTAAATAGCGAAACTAAAAATAAAATAAAAATATTAAAAGGAGCATAA
- a CDS encoding glycoside hydrolase family 1 protein, translated as MKKLSNELLLGCSISANQAEGSFDVDGKGLSIAELRRYNPNLDRKDINTERKMTKEKLEEALKDDGTYVYPKKFGVDFFNRYKEDVKLIADMKNNCFRTSIAWTRIFPNGDEAEPNEKGLKFYDNLIDELIKYKIEPIITISHYEMPYNLVEKYGGWKNPMLIDLYLKFAKTVLERYKDKVKYWVPFNEINAANYSVWAGAGLRDDEHPQILGLSMIALHNIFLANAKVIKIGRGINSNFLFGSMVATMLSYYENADPSLVLKAEKDQQLKIYSFFDVLHRGEYPKYTLNLFKKFNLDLKISDEDKKIMKENTCDFVGFSYYMSGVVTENEGGLTEGNLAKTGKNKYLKENEWGWQIDPVGLRILMNRLYDRYQKPLFILENGVGFDEKPSDEQIKDDYRIEYIKDHLQQMQCAIEDGVECIGYTAWSLMDIISHGTSEMTKRYGFIYVDQDNYGNGTKDRTIKKSYEWFKKVCETREV; from the coding sequence ATGAAAAAACTTAGCAATGAATTATTATTGGGTTGTTCTATTTCTGCAAATCAAGCAGAAGGATCATTTGATGTAGATGGAAAGGGATTATCTATTGCAGAATTAAGAAGATATAATCCAAACTTAGATCGTAAAGACATCAACACAGAAAGAAAAATGACAAAAGAAAAGTTAGAAGAGGCATTGAAAGATGATGGAACATATGTTTACCCTAAAAAGTTTGGAGTTGATTTTTTTAATAGATATAAAGAAGATGTAAAATTAATTGCGGATATGAAAAATAATTGTTTTAGAACTTCAATTGCTTGAACAAGAATCTTTCCTAATGGAGATGAAGCAGAACCTAATGAAAAAGGTTTAAAGTTCTATGATAATTTAATTGATGAATTGATTAAATATAAAATTGAACCTATAATTACAATCTCACATTATGAAATGCCATACAACTTAGTAGAAAAATATGGTGGATGAAAAAATCCTATGTTAATAGATTTGTATTTAAAATTTGCAAAAACAGTTTTGGAAAGATATAAAGACAAAGTAAAATATTGAGTTCCTTTCAATGAAATTAATGCTGCAAACTATAGTGTGTGAGCGGGAGCGGGACTTAGAGATGATGAACATCCTCAAATTTTGGGATTATCAATGATAGCTCTTCATAATATTTTTTTAGCCAACGCAAAAGTGATTAAAATAGGAAGAGGGATTAATTCTAATTTTTTATTTGGTTCAATGGTAGCTACTATGTTGAGTTATTATGAAAATGCAGATCCTAGTCTAGTTTTAAAAGCGGAAAAAGATCAACAACTTAAAATTTATTCTTTTTTTGATGTATTACATAGGGGAGAATATCCAAAATATACTTTAAACCTTTTCAAAAAATTTAACTTAGATTTAAAAATCTCTGATGAAGATAAAAAAATTATGAAAGAAAACACTTGTGACTTTGTTGGTTTTAGTTATTATATGAGTGGAGTTGTAACTGAAAATGAAGGCGGTCTTACTGAAGGTAACCTTGCAAAAACAGGTAAAAATAAATATCTAAAAGAAAATGAGTGAGGTTGACAAATTGATCCAGTTGGATTGAGAATACTTATGAACAGACTTTATGACAGATATCAAAAACCATTATTTATTTTAGAAAATGGTGTTGGATTCGATGAAAAACCATCTGATGAACAAATTAAAGATGATTATAGAATTGAATATATCAAAGATCACTTACAACAAATGCAATGTGCTATTGAAGATGGTGTTGAATGTATTGGCTATACTGCGTGAAGTTTAATGGATATTATATCTCACGGTACAAGTGAAATGACAAAAAGATATGGTTTTATCTATGTAGATCAAGATAACTACGGTAATGGCACAAAAGACAGAACAATTAAAAAATCTTATGAATGATTTAAAAAAGTGTGTGAAACAAGAGAGGTTTAA
- a CDS encoding SGNH/GDSL hydrolase family protein — MKNILAIVASLSFITTSSLAVLSCTPNPDEINFNFDKNIGKNFDTRNAKDTSDDKSKHMGFSNFFTLGDSLSDQGGLVMIAKDELKVDVKLSGMYNGGFSNGPTTVTLINRKLNFTDKEFSSSNLVHAEDIDRENKKVWGKNYSIGGATAYDQGGLGALLMGNTGIYKQSQALVQQQIIHENDLFVVEIGGNDMFAIIDNVKDVNKRFDIMQDALKNIKNSLYTLLNNGAKKIVFLTPPDMTLIPKYKNKSKSDKDIIKMLGNDFDCEITKIINKANKVYGDSILHFDLYGRFKEILNEFKKENSNNNVIDELCDSSMPDLSSGIDPKNLEVKAIIKKGNEGKEDNYFFLDFVHPTKVGHELAMKFIFKDIEDKWINK, encoded by the coding sequence ATGAAAAATATTTTAGCAATAGTTGCGTCTTTAAGTTTTATAACAACTTCATCACTTGCTGTTTTGTCGTGTACTCCAAATCCTGATGAAATTAATTTTAACTTTGATAAAAACATTGGAAAAAATTTTGATACAAGAAATGCAAAAGATACAAGTGACGATAAAAGTAAACATATGGGTTTTTCAAATTTTTTTACTCTTGGTGATTCACTAAGTGATCAAGGTGGACTTGTAATGATAGCAAAAGATGAATTAAAAGTTGATGTTAAATTATCTGGAATGTATAATGGTGGATTTAGCAATGGACCAACAACTGTAACATTAATTAATAGAAAATTAAATTTTACAGATAAAGAATTTAGTTCATCAAATTTAGTTCATGCAGAGGATATAGATAGGGAAAATAAAAAAGTTTGAGGTAAAAATTATTCAATTGGAGGAGCTACAGCCTATGATCAAGGCGGGCTTGGTGCATTGTTGATGGGTAATACAGGTATCTATAAGCAATCTCAGGCCCTTGTGCAACAACAAATAATTCATGAAAATGATTTATTTGTTGTTGAAATTGGGGGTAATGATATGTTTGCTATCATTGATAATGTTAAAGATGTTAACAAAAGATTTGACATAATGCAAGATGCATTAAAAAATATTAAAAACTCATTGTATACACTATTAAACAATGGAGCTAAAAAAATAGTATTTTTAACACCTCCCGATATGACTTTGATACCAAAATACAAAAATAAGTCAAAATCAGACAAGGACATAATCAAAATGCTAGGTAATGATTTTGATTGTGAAATAACTAAAATCATAAACAAGGCAAATAAAGTTTATGGTGATTCAATATTACATTTCGATCTATACGGTAGATTTAAAGAAATTTTAAATGAATTTAAAAAAGAAAATTCAAACAATAATGTAATAGATGAACTTTGTGATTCATCTATGCCAGATTTATCATCTGGTATTGATCCAAAAAATTTGGAAGTCAAAGCAATTATAAAAAAGGGTAATGAAGGAAAAGAAGATAATTACTTTTTTCTAGATTTTGTTCACCCAACCAAAGTTGGACATGAATTAGCGATGAAATTCATCTTTAAAGATATTGAAGATAAATGAATAAATAAGTAA
- a CDS encoding glycoside hydrolase family 1 protein produces MAKKLEFPKNFLWGGATAANQIEGAYDVDGKTLSLLEMIPYVELKDRTDIEASRKLTKQDILDSIDNKKGLHYPKRFGNDFYNRYKEDIRLFKEAGLKVFRMSVAWTRIFPNGNDEKPNATGMSFYKNVFEECKAQGLEVMLTINHFDLPFWVIQKGLTWRDKELSDCYLRFAKLLMDEFNGYVKYWLPFNEINLGVLITRQFSDKEQEGGVMQKILSSYGDLHKQFVAQAKVVEYSKKYPHIKVGCMVADTTSYPIDCNPINVLENQRMEHMKKFFYYDVMVKGEYPGYALRMFKEYGVEINKEAGDDELLKKFPVEFISFSYYMSGTVSKETGQMTEGNILKVGKNPFLKATEWGWQIDPMGLRYCLNQLWDMYRVPLFISENGIGVSEVLNDNNTVEDDYRIEYLGQHFEQMSEAIKDGVNLFGYTMWTPIDVVSAGSNEMSKRYGMIFVDYDDYHRGTGDRFLKKSYKWFQNFMKTKEI; encoded by the coding sequence ATGGCAAAAAAATTAGAATTTCCTAAAAATTTTCTTTGAGGAGGAGCAACTGCTGCAAATCAAATTGAAGGAGCATATGATGTTGATGGAAAAACATTATCATTATTAGAAATGATTCCCTATGTAGAATTAAAAGATAGGACAGATATTGAAGCTTCTAGAAAACTTACAAAACAAGATATTCTAGATTCTATTGATAATAAAAAAGGACTTCATTATCCAAAAAGATTTGGTAATGATTTTTATAATAGATATAAAGAAGATATTAGATTATTTAAAGAAGCTGGACTTAAAGTTTTTAGAATGTCAGTTGCTTGAACCAGAATTTTTCCGAATGGAAATGACGAAAAGCCCAATGCAACTGGTATGTCTTTTTATAAAAATGTTTTTGAAGAATGTAAAGCCCAAGGTTTAGAAGTTATGTTAACTATTAATCACTTTGATTTACCATTCTGAGTAATTCAAAAGGGTTTGACTTGAAGGGATAAAGAATTGTCTGATTGTTATTTAAGGTTTGCAAAACTTTTAATGGATGAATTTAATGGTTATGTTAAATATTGACTACCTTTTAATGAAATTAATTTAGGTGTTCTTATAACTAGACAATTTAGTGATAAAGAACAAGAAGGCGGTGTTATGCAGAAAATTCTTTCATCTTATGGAGATTTGCACAAACAATTTGTTGCACAAGCTAAAGTTGTTGAATATTCAAAAAAATACCCTCACATAAAAGTGGGTTGTATGGTTGCTGACACTACTTCATATCCAATTGATTGTAATCCTATAAATGTTTTAGAAAATCAAAGAATGGAACACATGAAAAAATTCTTCTATTACGATGTTATGGTAAAGGGTGAATACCCAGGTTATGCATTAAGAATGTTTAAAGAATACGGAGTTGAAATTAACAAAGAAGCTGGTGATGATGAATTATTAAAAAAATTTCCAGTTGAATTTATTTCTTTTAGTTATTATATGTCTGGAACTGTTTCTAAAGAAACTGGACAAATGACAGAAGGTAATATTTTGAAGGTTGGAAAAAACCCATTCTTAAAAGCAACTGAGTGAGGTTGACAAATTGATCCAATGGGATTAAGATACTGCTTAAATCAGTTATGAGATATGTATCGTGTACCATTATTTATTTCAGAAAACGGTATTGGTGTTTCTGAAGTTTTAAATGATAACAACACAGTTGAAGATGATTATAGAATTGAATATTTAGGTCAACACTTTGAACAAATGAGTGAAGCTATTAAGGATGGTGTTAACTTATTTGGTTATACAATGTGAACTCCGATCGATGTTGTTTCTGCAGGATCAAATGAAATGTCAAAACGTTATGGAATGATTTTCGTGGATTATGACGATTATCATAGGGGTACTGGAGATAGGTTTTTAAAGAAATCTTATAAATGATTTCAAAACTTTATGAAAACAAAAGAAATATAA
- a CDS encoding DUF1295 domain-containing protein, with translation MNIDYIFIAYLFALCIVLNLFFFVIAFIFKSDVFTDITYALTFLLSTTIILAWKQQFSIIQILIYSLVFLWSIRLGGYLFKRIIKIKHDKRFDNIRNSFIKFLGFWLLQGTSVFLIVMPASFALTIPKEYFDDTNYISYAFILIALLGLIFETIGDEQKNKFYNTKEKKKEFIDTGLWKISRHPNYFGEMVFWLFLTSAFLTNFIMKNNSDSKIYLQLLWFLSPVYIICLLLFLSGVPILERNAYKKFKDNDDYQNYVKKTSIVFPFIGKKGYTNKVKKMQKKR, from the coding sequence ATGAACATTGATTATATTTTTATAGCGTACTTATTTGCATTGTGTATTGTATTAAATTTATTTTTCTTTGTTATAGCATTCATATTTAAATCAGATGTTTTTACTGACATAACCTATGCTTTAACATTTCTTTTATCAACAACAATTATATTAGCTTGAAAGCAACAGTTTTCAATTATACAAATATTAATTTATTCACTTGTATTTCTTTGATCTATAAGATTGGGTGGATATTTATTTAAAAGAATTATAAAAATAAAACATGACAAAAGATTTGACAATATTAGAAACTCATTTATTAAATTTTTAGGTTTTTGATTACTTCAAGGAACATCGGTTTTCTTAATTGTTATGCCTGCAAGTTTTGCATTGACAATTCCAAAAGAGTATTTTGATGATACAAATTATATTAGTTATGCATTTATTTTAATTGCTTTGCTTGGACTTATTTTCGAAACAATAGGAGATGAGCAAAAAAATAAATTTTACAATACTAAAGAAAAGAAAAAAGAATTTATTGATACTGGTTTATGAAAAATATCACGTCATCCGAATTATTTTGGTGAAATGGTTTTTTGATTATTCCTAACCTCAGCTTTTTTGACAAACTTTATTATGAAAAATAATAGTGATAGTAAAATTTATTTACAACTACTATGATTTTTATCTCCAGTTTACATAATTTGTTTATTATTATTTTTATCAGGAGTACCAATCCTTGAAAGAAATGCTTATAAAAAATTTAAAGATAACGATGATTATCAAAACTATGTTAAAAAAACAAGTATTGTTTTTCCTTTTATTGGTAAAAAGGGATATACTAACAAAGTTAAAAAAATGCAAAAAAAAAGATAA
- a CDS encoding DegV family protein, which yields MKIAVLTDSSYKLESNISNVFIVPLSINISAEKSIKDDKSLSDEEFLKIINKNIKTSQTAFGQLEETIENILKAYDQVIICGIAKVLSGQYNSYLLMQREEKFKNKIFVIDSDGVSIILEKQIKDIITLIDQGKTCLEIKKFIEEDKKNYECFIIPKKWTTMVASGRISKFKGFIASTLKVAVVLKVADEKIVLDSKQRSFFIGIKYILTELKSKVPNLKTIDVACGLFDQNTIDKVKSLISESGLKINLWSNLTRTIMINTGEETFAFCAWK from the coding sequence ATGAAAATTGCAGTTTTAACAGACTCATCATACAAGTTAGAGTCAAATATTAGCAACGTTTTTATCGTTCCTCTATCAATTAATATATCAGCAGAAAAATCAATAAAAGATGATAAATCTTTAAGTGATGAGGAGTTTTTAAAAATAATAAATAAAAACATCAAGACAAGTCAAACAGCATTTGGGCAATTAGAAGAAACTATTGAAAATATCTTGAAAGCTTATGATCAAGTTATAATTTGTGGAATAGCCAAAGTTCTTTCTGGTCAATACAATAGTTATTTGTTGATGCAAAGAGAAGAAAAATTTAAAAACAAAATATTTGTTATTGATAGTGATGGAGTAAGTATAATTTTAGAAAAACAAATTAAAGACATAATTACTTTAATCGACCAAGGAAAGACTTGTTTAGAAATAAAAAAATTCATTGAAGAAGATAAAAAAAATTATGAATGTTTTATAATTCCAAAAAAATGAACAACAATGGTGGCAAGTGGACGAATTAGCAAGTTTAAAGGTTTTATAGCTTCTACCTTAAAAGTGGCCGTTGTTTTAAAAGTAGCTGATGAAAAAATAGTTTTAGATAGCAAACAAAGAAGTTTCTTTATAGGTATAAAGTATATATTAACAGAACTTAAATCGAAAGTTCCTAATCTAAAAACAATTGATGTTGCTTGCGGTTTATTTGATCAAAATACAATTGATAAAGTTAAATCTTTAATTTCTGAAAGTGGTTTAAAAATTAATTTATGATCAAACCTAACTAGAACAATAATGATTAACACAGGAGAAGAAACATTTGCTTTTTGTGCATGAAAATAA